CGTCTCGGCGGCCAACGCTGCGCCAGGGCGAGCGTTCGCCTCCAGGCCACGGCGCCAGCAGGCCACCGTTGGCCGCCGAGACGGCGGCGCTACCAGCGGCAACCCCCGATCATTGGTGGAACCGCGTATACCTCATAGAGCGGCGTTTAGAGCATATCCCTCAGAGGGAGATCGCTGCCAACAGCGAAGGTAGCAGGTAGGATAGGCGGTAAATGCGGTCCATTGACGATTTCAGCAAAGCCTGGTAAGCTGACAACCGGATGCTGCAAGGCTCGCATGCTGATGCGGTCAGAGGATGCAGCGTTGGAGAGAAGGCCGACACACCATGAACATCTTTCTTATTGCCCTCATCGAAGCGGCAGCCGTTGTTGCGATCATGCTCATCGGACGCTTTACCCTGGGCCGCCACATCCCGGCTGAGTGGCCCAGGATTGCCCGCTGGGCAGGCGTCACTTTTGTGGTCAATTATCTGCTCAGCTTACTCATCCTCTACTTCGCTCAGCCCGCCCTGACCGGACCATATGGCGGCTGGCAGTGGGTTCTCTGGCCGCTCTTCTTGACGAGCGTCTTTCACCTCTTCTCAGTGCTGCGCGTGATGGTGAACCGCGCCAACGAGCTAGGGCAACATGCCACGCTCGCTCGTGGAACCAGGGGCAGCCGCACTCGTATCATAGACATCACCCCGGATGGAAGCGCCAACGCTTCCGACTACAATCGAGGCAAGGTACGCGCGGGCATCGGGGGCATCGGGGTTGTGATCCTCATGCTGCTTATCGTCAACCCCATCTGGACCGTCTCAACGACCTGGCTTGACGGCAATGCCAAGGCGCTGGCACACATCCCCAAGGTGATCGCGGAGCCATCCACATCCAGTCTGCCGCCCACCAACACCGATCATATCGTCCTGGTCTCGCAGGATGTCGCTGCTTATAAGGGACAGCAAGTCCTCGGCCAGACTGGGCAGAACTTTGGGTCTACCTACCATATTGAAGAAGACCAGTATGCTCTGCAAGCCGTCGCTCAGCATCTCTACTGGATTGCCCCATTGGTCTATAACAACGTCTTCACCAATCTCTCCAACAATAACACGCCCGGCTACGTCGTGATTGATGCCGAAAGCCCGGACGCCCAACCGCAGCTTCGCACCGGCTCGCAGTATCAACTGCACTATATCCCCGGCGGTCTCTTCAATCAGGATTTGATGCGCCATGTCTACCTGAGTGGCTATACCTATGGCAACCTGCTCGACCCCACCCTGGAAGTTGATGATAGCTGGAAACCCTACTTCACCATCTCGCTGATGCAGCCCAGCCGGGGCTTCACTGGCGATCTGCTCGCCAAAGTCTTGTTGGTTGACCCGCAGACGGGCGACATCCAGAGCTATGACCCGCAAAACGTTCCCAGTTGGGTTGATCGAGTCATGCCCGCCAGCACCGTCAAGGATTATCTGACATGGTGGGGCAAATATGAAAATGCGCCCTGGTTCAATCCATCCGGCAGCGGCCAGCAAGCCCCATCGGGCGATCCCGAACTGGTGTATAACGACGTTGACCAGCCGGTCTGGCTAGTACCCATAACCTCCAATTCCGTCGCTGATAATTCCAGCACAGGAATTATTCTGTTCAGCACACATGGGAACGAGGCCCATTTCTATCCCCTGCGGGGTCTGGGTGTGGGGGATAGTGTCACCAATGCCTTCAAGAGCAACCCGCACAATATTCGCGGCTACACGGTCTCCAGCATACAGCTTTACCAGATTCACGGTGAGCCGACCTGGGTTGCCATCTTCGTGCAGCCAGCCAACATCGGCGCAACCTTTCAAGCGGTTGGTCTCTTAGATGCCAAAGACCTCAACGGGTCGGATGTACAGATGGAATCAAGCCGCGATGCCGCGCTGGCCGACTATACCCAATGGCTCGCCAGTCATGGGAATACCACTGGCGGCCCTTCTCAGAATGGCACACCCAAACAAGTGCAGGGCATTGTCAAACGCATCGCCCCCGTCACGCAGGGTACTACAACAGTGTATTATATCTGGATTGAAGGAGACAGCCATATTTTCACTGCTAACCTGAGCCTTTCGCCCAAGCTACCCCTCGTGCAGCCCGGCGACACAGTGACCGGAACCTATCTGGATACGGGCGAAACTGTCGAAGCCCTGAAAACCTTCGACGATACCTCCATTCAGCTTGGTGGCGCTGGTACGTAGCACAGAACGGCTCTACTGGTCGTCGAGATCTCACCGCCCTAGATAGTTGATGATCTCAGAGATAAGCTGAGGAAGCAGTCCAAACGAGTAGGACATCAGCACACGTTCGCCGCGCTGATGGACCGCCCGACCATAGGGGCCAAGATTCACAAACGGTAAGTCCAGAGCCTGAATGTCATGCAGCGGCAGGCCATACGCGCCTGCGCGACGCGGCTGATCTGCCCCCTGCCACAGTGGCATGTTAGCGGTCAGCCCTGAAAGGTCCACACCAGGCTCAAGCCGCAGATAACTCATATCGGAGAGGTAGGGATAAAACTCCTCCACCTGCAAGCGATCCCTGGCGTGCGCCGCTGCCACTGCCTCAACCGTATTCTGGAGCGGGCAGGCGCGCTTTGCCAGATGCGGATAATAGGGCGGCGCATAGAAGATCACTACTGCTGGGCCGACCAGCCCACTCATCTGCCAGAGGCGCCGCACCAGCGCCAGGCTGCGCTCGCGCGCATCACGTATCTGACCATCCGGCCCGCTCAATGAGCTTTCCCACTCATCAGCCAGCGCCGCTTGCACGCGCTGCGCGCCGTGTTTCTCCCTTGCCAGGGCAGAGAGTTCGGCATAGGTCAGCGCCGCGCTGCTGCGCCGAGGCCGCTCTGCTGCGGCCTTGCTCCAACGCCGTTCCGACTGGTGTATGCGCTCTAAAACACGCTCAAGCGCAGCCCTGGCACACAGGCGCAGCCGCTCCAGCAATTCTCCGGGCGTAGTAGAAAGGGTAAGTACATTGAGATAGAAATAGGCCATGAAGGGAAGCTGCACATCGTAATGAGTCTTCAGATCGGCTGCATGCAGCGACACTGGAGGCGGCGTGCGCTGCTCGCCAACCACATCGCAGAGCGCGTCGTTCATGCTCAGATCAGCAATCAATTCGGCAGCCAGCAGATTCGCGTCCAGCCCCTCGAACGGCTCGCCCACATGTGACTCTGCTCCCACCACCAGAAAGCTGGGCAGCAGCTTGCCAATAGTGCCAGTATAAGCATAGCGATGGGGGTCTCCCGGATAGCGCGCGGCGGTATAGTCGGTATTGATAGCGCCCAGGTATTCCAGGCCATACTTCGCGCGCAGATCAAGCAAAAACTGCACCCCTCGCAGCACACCCGCCGACTCGTTCTCCTCATCAGGCGTGGCAAGCAGCACTACCGAGAGCGGAAGCTGGCCCTGGAGCGCCTGCTCCGCCAGCCGCCGCATTACGGCAATATGGGCCGCCACGCCGCCCTTCATATCTGCGACGCCGCGCCCCAGCATCCAATCTCGCCCCGAAATAAGGTCAGCCAGATCAGCTTGCAGGCCAGGCGTCATCTCAGCCAGTTCATCTTGCATACCGGCCAGAGCCTCCGGGTCCAGCGCGAACGGCTCCAACCGGCCATAGTCGGCTGTGCCGACGGTATCTAGATGGCCCAGCAAGACCACTGTACGTGGGCTGTGGCCGCGCACAAAAGCATAGGCGTTCTGGCGGTGATAGGGATCATCCTCAAGGAGATCAAGCCCAATCGCTGTATAGGCGTCTTCTAGCCCGCCCTCTTTCAGCAGTTTCAACACCGCTTCGGCAACGCGCGTCTCTTCGGCGCTGGGGCTGACGCTCCTGATACGCACCAGCGCAATGGTGTATCGTTTTACCGCCTCATACCAGCGGTCCTGCTCGCTCATAGGGGACTGCATCGTCATCTTTGCCTTCTTCTACATCATTTATTGGGGCGCGGCGCTCGCCTTGCTCTGTTGAGCGTTGGCGATGCGTATCCCCTGGCGAGC
The nucleotide sequence above comes from Ktedonobacterales bacterium. Encoded proteins:
- a CDS encoding M20/M25/M40 family metallo-hydrolase, producing the protein MTMQSPMSEQDRWYEAVKRYTIALVRIRSVSPSAEETRVAEAVLKLLKEGGLEDAYTAIGLDLLEDDPYHRQNAYAFVRGHSPRTVVLLGHLDTVGTADYGRLEPFALDPEALAGMQDELAEMTPGLQADLADLISGRDWMLGRGVADMKGGVAAHIAVMRRLAEQALQGQLPLSVVLLATPDEENESAGVLRGVQFLLDLRAKYGLEYLGAINTDYTAARYPGDPHRYAYTGTIGKLLPSFLVVGAESHVGEPFEGLDANLLAAELIADLSMNDALCDVVGEQRTPPPVSLHAADLKTHYDVQLPFMAYFYLNVLTLSTTPGELLERLRLCARAALERVLERIHQSERRWSKAAAERPRRSSAALTYAELSALAREKHGAQRVQAALADEWESSLSGPDGQIRDARERSLALVRRLWQMSGLVGPAVVIFYAPPYYPHLAKRACPLQNTVEAVAAAHARDRLQVEEFYPYLSDMSYLRLEPGVDLSGLTANMPLWQGADQPRRAGAYGLPLHDIQALDLPFVNLGPYGRAVHQRGERVLMSYSFGLLPQLISEIINYLGR